The following proteins are encoded in a genomic region of Salvelinus namaycush isolate Seneca chromosome 12, SaNama_1.0, whole genome shotgun sequence:
- the LOC120056647 gene encoding NHS-like protein 2, translating into MEHRALMCTSQPWKGPKGSTFTPNWDAPSCRPTVTSACPDVVKSPCQHAANICHPSEAPVTSQSQQIGPHASTSSGFSATANTASRKGEKECNIVIPIQNEETVLPAYNPVFRGRSFSAATASHPVPPRRRCDSYVHLCPDNGSEDTSRGNASQLSPDVSPDHGGSRSRSRSIILRKTKRRPAPPTRSVSLRRESATKLRDNRTKSLYIDRDPDPHDSFLPDLILISTPRTEEALGLEQSPAQPVQARVGPPVNDNGQLREVRSIEPCCLMSSSGPAMGITVNEGRKSSSRSESVRPLPPLQRPQFLTCKQSPFQQLASVSPSSGQSSSQCETRPPPVLTSAITGPSPLGCRMRPKSSTSPTSPRARTSRLRLSLELPGVVPLPDPAAVKPKATRRHSESSGSSGTTRPRQRLSSSMMVMPVVTQEELSNVRLRSVSSSDSDKGLEGSPEVIREEELEQEQELDCCPLVHHSPKAKPPVAAKPPAHKWPPIHLAKSSSVSTHFSETVPASPRESQGDMYMVERRPKPKRSHQLPRVASDGVMVERQQAVDRQQYDVIDPHPPPASCHSETRDVRRTSFLLAELDRKKKLVPPPVAKKPDVLFMSSISSLGQKSNRSHVWSGPSGAYQSPATAYQSPASDYQSPASAYQSPASAYQSPASAYQSPASAYQSPASAYQSPASAYQSPASAYQSPASAYQSPASAYQSPASAYQSPANAYRDKDYTGQDLNHHSIRDGFFLDENCEGRRAMPQMRTLCLGEQEEEELEHNSQSTTEDLFTIIHRSKKKLLGRKETADSRQGYGSPIKGIQGVIQKSSSKNDNFMAFLQRRRSNKPNSGERLSAAELLKSTKPLVGQP; encoded by the exons ATGGAGCACAGGGCCCTGATGTGTACCAGTCAACCCTGGAAGGGGCCCAAAGGCTCCACCTTCACCCCCAACTGGGACGCCCCATCATGTCGACCAACCGTGACGTCCGCTTGCCCTGACGTGGTAAAGTCCCCGTGCCAACATGCTGCAAACATATGTCACCCTTCAGAAGCCCCTGTGACCTCCCAGTCCCAGCAGATTGGCCCCCACGCCTCAACATCCTCTGGGTTCTCTGCCACTGCCAACACTGCCAGTAGAAAAGGTGAAAAGGAGTGTAATATAGTCATCCCCATTCAAAATGAGGAGACGGTCCTGCCAGCATACAACCCTGTGTTTCGCGGACGCTCCTTCTCCGCAGCCACTGCCTCACACCCAGTCCCACCCAGACGCAGATGTGACAGCTATGTCCACCTATGCCCTGACAACGGCTCAGAGGACACTAGCAGAGGCAACGCCTCCCAGTTGAGCCCAGACGTCTCCCCTGATCACGGTGGTTCACGGTCGCGGTCCCGCAGCATCATCCTGAGGAAGACCAAGAGGAGGCCGGCGCCGCCAACCCGTAGCGTGTCCCTCCGGAGAGAATCTGCCACCAAGCTCAGAGACAACAGGACTAAGAGCCTTTATATCGACAGGGACCCTGACCCCCATGACTCCTTCCTGCCTGACCTCATCCTCATCTCCACACCGAGGACAGAGGAGGCGCTGGGCCTGGAGCAGTCCCCTGCTCAGCCTGTACAGGCCCGGGTTGGGCCACCAGTCAACGACAATGGGCAGCTACGTGAAGTAAGGTCTATTGAGCCCTGCTGTCTCATGTCAAGCTCAGGTCCTGCTATGGGTATTACTGTAAATGAGGGAAGAAAATCCTCCAGCAGGTCAGAATCAGTCAGACCCCTTCCCCCCTTGCAACGCCCACAGTTTCTAACTTGTAAGCAGTCCCCCTTCCAACAACTTGCCTCAGTCTCTCCCTCCAGTGGCCAGTCCAGCTCTCAGTGTGAGACTCgtccccctcctgtcctcacATCTGCCATCACGGGACCCTCCCCCTTGGGCTGCAGGATGCGCCCCAAGTCCTCCACCTCGCCCACCTCCCCCAGAGCCAGGACCAGCAGGCTGCGGCTATCCCTGGAGTTGCCAGGGGTCGTCCCTCTCCCAGACCCGGCGGCGGTCAAACCCAAAGCCACCCGGCGCCACTCAGAGTCCTCTGGGTCGTCTGGCACCACCAGACCCAGACAGAGGCTGAGCTCCAGCATGATGGTGATGCCTGTGGTGACCCAGGAGGAGCTCAGCAATGTGCGTTTGCGTTCCGTCAGCAGCTCAGACTCTGACAAAGGCCTGGAGGGCTCACCTGAAGTCATCAGGGAGGAGGAGCTGGAACAGGAACAGGAGTTGGATTGCTGCCCACTAGTCCACCACAGTCCTAAAGCTAAACCACCTGTTGCTGCTAAGCCACCTGCACACAAATGGCCACCGATACATTTGGCAAAGTCTTCCTCAGTCTCTACTCATTTCTCAGAGACCGTTCCAGCCTCACCAAGAGAGAGCCAGGGGGACATGTATATGGTGGAAAGGAGACCAAAACCTAAAAGGTCGCATCAGCTTCCTCGTGTTGCCAGTGATGGGGTTATGGTTGAGAGGCAGCAAGCTGTAGACAGGCAACAGTATGATGTGATTGACCCACACCCACCACCCGCCTCCTGCCATTCAGAGACCAGGGATGTGAGAAGGACCTCATTTCTCCTAGCTGAACTGGATAGGAAGAAGAAGTTGGTTCCCCCTCCAGTCGCAAAGAAACCGGATGTCCTCTTCATGTCCTCCATCAGCTCACTGGGACAAAAGAGTAATAGGAGCCATGTCTGGTCTGGGCCCAGTGGTGCTTACCAGTCTCCTGCCACTGCATACCAGTCTCCTGCTAGTGATTACCAGTCTCCTGCTAGTGCTTACCAGTCTCCAGCTAGTGCTTACCAGTCTCCAGCCAGTGCATACCAGTCTCCAGCCAGTGCATACCAGTCTCCAGCCAGTGCATACCAGTCTCCAGCCAGTGCATACCAGTCTCCTGCCAGTGCATACCAGTCTCCAGCCAGTGCATACCAGTCTCCTGCCAGTGCATACCAGTCTCCGGCCAGTGCATACCAGTCTCCTGCCAATGCATACCGAGACAAAGACTATACTGGACAAGATCTCAACCATCACAGTATAAGAGATG GGTTCTTCCTAGATGAGAACTGTGAAGGGAGGAGGGCAATGCCCCAGATGAGAACACTGTGCCTTGGGGAGCAGGAGGAAGAAGAGTTGGAGCACAACTCACAGTCAACTACTGAGGACCTATTCACCATCATACACAG GTCCAAGAAGAAACTTCTGGGTCGCAAAGAAACAGCTGACAGCAGGCAAGGTTACGGATCCCCCATTAAAGGCATCCAGGGGGTTATCCAGAAGTCAAGCTCCAAAAATGACAACTTCATGGCTTTTCTGCAGAGGCGGAGGAGCAACAAACCCAACTCTGGGGAGAGACTGTCAGCCGCTGAACTGCTGAAGAGCACCAAACCACTGGTCGGTCAACCATAG
- the LOC120057332 gene encoding cysteine protease ATG4A-like, whose amino-acid sequence MEAVLAKYENQINVFSEFLEDLPDTDEPVWVLGECYNVKTEKTELLSDVHSRLWFTYRKKFSPIGGTGPSSDTGWGCMLRCGQMILAQALVCSQLGRAWRWRTEGGQPEEYHRILHCFLDRKDSCYSVHQMAQMGVGEGKSVGEWYGPNTVAQVLKKLALFDDWNSLAVYVSMDNTVVIEDIKKQCRQASRGSRLRPRPCGWGEPFASGETPEQACLHTHGNRATVCPHSQSQSRSDWRPLLLVIPLRLGINHINPVYIQALKECFKIPQSCGVLGGKPNLAYYFIGCVGEELIYLDPHTTQSAVESEAGSGVDDQSYHCLRSPRRMKITNLDPSVALGFFCKSEDDFDSWCSLVQQEIQMKRNLRMFELVENHPPHWPPFVPPTKPEVQTTGAEFIESSDKLSESEEEFEILNV is encoded by the exons ATGGAGGCAG TATTAGCCAAGTATGAAAACCAGATAAATGTGTTTTCTGAGTTCCTTGAAGACTTGCCTGACACCGACGAACCTGTATGGGTTTTAGGAGAGTGTTACAATGTTAAAACAG AAAAGACAGAACTCCTATCAGACGTTCACTCGCGGTTATGGTTCACCTACAGGAAAAAATTCTCTCCCATAG GCGGAACAGGGCCCTCTTCAGATACAGGCTGGGGATGCATGCTACGGTGTGGGCAGATGATTCTCGCACAGGCCCTGGTATGCTCACAGCTGGGACGAG CCTGGCgttggaggacagagggaggacagCCAGAGGAGTACCATCGTATCCTCCACTGTTTCCTGGATAGGAAAGACAGCTGTTACTCCGTACACCAAATGG CTCAGATGGGAGTCGGTGAAGGGAAGTCTGTGGGAGAGTGGTATGGCCCAAACACAGTTGCGCAAGTACTCAA GAAACTTGCACTATTTGATGACTGGAATTCTCTTGCTGTGTATGTGTCAATGGACAACACGGTGGTGATCGAGGACATCA AGAAGCAGTGTCGACAGGCAAGCAGAGGGAGCAGATTGCGGCCCAGACCCTGTGGCTGGGGGGAACCCTTCGCCTCTGGAGAAACACCAGAGCAAGCCTGTTTGCACACGCACGGGAACAGAGCCACGGTGTGTCCACATTCTCAATCCCAGTCTCGTTCTGACTGGAGGCCCCTGCTGCTGGTCATACCTCTCCGTTTGGGAATCAACCACATCAACCCTGTCTACATCCAGGCCCTCAAG GAGTGTTTTAAAATACCACAATCCTGTGGTGTGCTGGGAGGAAAGCCCAATCTGGCCTATTACTTCATCGGATGTGTAG GAGAGGAGCTGATATATCTGGACCCCCACACCACCCAGTCAGCCGTGGAGTCAGAGGCTGGCAGCGGAGTGGACGACCAGAGCTACCACTGTCTGAGGAGTCCACGCCGCATGAAGATCACCAACCTGGACCCCTCTGTGGCCCTG ggaTTTTTTTGTAAGAGTGAAGATGACTTTGACAGTTGGTGTAGCCTGGTCCAGCAG GAGATCCAGATGAAGAGGAACCTGCGGATGTTTGAGCTGGTGGAGAATCACCCGCCCCACTGGCCCCCCTTCGTTCCTCCCACCAAACCAGAGGTTCAGACCACAGGGGCAG AGTTCATTGAATCGTCCGACAAGCTGTCTGAGTCTGAAGAGGAGTTTGAGATCCTTAACGTGTGA
- the LOC120057333 gene encoding transmembrane protein 185-like, with translation MNLRGFFQDFNPSKFLIYACLLLFSVLLSLRLDGIIKWSYWAVFAPIWLWKLMVIIGASVGTGVWSHNPQYRAEGETCVEFKAMLIAVGIHLLLLTFEVLVCDRVERGTHFWLLVFMPLFFVSPVSVAACVWGFRHDRSLELEILCSVNILQFIFIALRLDRIISWPWLVVCVPLWILMSFLCLVVLYYMVWSVLFLRSMDVIAEQRRTHITMAISWITIVVPLLTFEILLVHKLDGHYSSSYVSVFVPLWVSLVTLMATTFGQKGGNHWWFGIRKDFCQFLLELFPFLREYGNVSYDLHHEDPEVCEEMPAHDPPKIAPMFSKKNGVVITQSPGKYFVPPPKLCIDMPD, from the exons ATGAATCTTCGGGGGTTCTTTCAAGATTTCAATCCCAG TAAATTCCTCATCTATGCCTGTCTGTTGCTGTTCTCTGTTCTACTATCCTTGCGTCTGGATGGCATCATCAAATGGAGCTATTGGGCTGTGTTTGCCCCCATATGGCTATGGAAGCTAATGGTTATCATCGGTGCCTCAGTTGGCACAGGCGTCTGGTCCCATAACCCACAGTACAG GGCTGAGGGTGAAACCTGTGTGGAGTTCAAGGCCATGCTGATAGCGGTTGGGATCCACCTACTCCTGCTCACCTTTGAGGTTCTGGTGTGTGACCGTGTGGAGAGGGGCACCCACTTCTGGCTGCTGGTCTTCATGCCCCTCTTCTTCGTCTCGCCTGTCTCTGTTGCAGCATGTGTGTGGGGCTTCCGCCATGATCGCTCTCTAGAG TTGGAGATCTTGTGCTCGGTCAATATTCTCCAGTTTATCTTCATTGCCCTCCGACTGGATAGAATCATCAGTTGGCCATGGCTG GTCGTCTGTGTGCCACTGTGGATCCTCATGTCCTTCCTGTGCCTTGTGGTGCTCTACTACATGGTGTGGTCAGTGCTCTTTCTGCGGTCTATGGACGTTATCGCAGAGCAACGGCGCACTCACATCACCATGGCGATCAGCTGGATTACAATCGTTGTACCCTTGCTCACCTTTGAG ATCCTGTTGGTCCATAAATTGGATGGCCACTACAGCTCCAGCTATGTGTCAGTTTTCGTGCCTCTCTGGGTATCCCTGGTGACTCTGATGGCCACAACCTTTGGCCAGAAAGGAGGCAACCACT GGTGGTTTGGCATCCGAAAAGACTTCTGCCAGTTTCTTCTTGAGCTCTTTCCCTTCCTGCGGGAGTATGGGAACGTTTCTTATGACCTGCACCATGAGGACCCTGAGGTGTGCGAGGAGATGCCTGCACACGACCCGCCAAAAATAGCCCCGATGTTCAGCAAAAAAAATGGTGTGGTGATCACACAGAGCCCAGGGAAGTACTTTGTGCCTCCTCCAAAACTGTGCATTGACATGCCTGACTAA